One Pochonia chlamydosporia 170 chromosome 5, whole genome shotgun sequence DNA segment encodes these proteins:
- a CDS encoding short chain dehydrogenase/reductase family protein (similar to Cordyceps militaris CM01 XP_006672361.1), with protein MADEESQPVATHNSPRTWLLTAALSPLAVRLIRQLLSHGDYVVACLPPQEIDHEQRSAEFRELIAECKSNRKDREGWKDRIRGFRCEDNMSSSLSAVAEAVDVFGRIDILLCCRSEAVVATVEELSTNPHTQSLARQQFESNFFSQVNFIKAALPQLRKQHTGHIIALTSVCGHLGTPGLSMFSAATWALEGYCDSLAYEVAPFNIKVTIVQPNMEIQSLTSRLTFAPQVPAYIDAYPTAPNVRDMLSNVLNSDPDTAVPDSLDYRATPSTPGSMSLEPEPGRGDIFSRYPKLPQNAADALVNETVHALTAIGGHENPPSRHIVGAEAALAVKEKLKTVTEEMEDFVDSSLAVDIFDSELKEEAKKGKKPRDNSSEAGGASQTA; from the exons ATGGCTGACGAGGAATCTCAACCTGTAGCGACACACAACTCACCACGGACGTGGCTGCTGACGGCCGCCTTATCACCACTGGCCGTGCGCCTGATCCGTCAACTGCTCTCTCATGGTGACTACGTCGTCGCGTGTTTGCCACCGCAGGAAATTGACCATGAGCAACGGAGCGCCGAATTTCGCGAGCTAATTGCTGAGTGTAAGAGCAACCGCAAGGATCGCGAAGGATGGAAGGACCGCATTCGTGGCTTTCGTTGTGAGGACAACATGAGCTCAAGTCTCTCCGCAGTCGCCGAAGCCGTGGATGTTTTTGGGCGCATTGACATTCTGCTTTGCTGCAGATCTGAGG CTGTTGTCGCTACGGTAGAGGAGCTGTCAACAAATCCGCACACACAAAGCCTTGCTAGACAACAGTTTGAAAGCAATTTCTTTTCGCAGGTGAACTTCATCAAAGCGGCATTACCTCAGTTAAGGAAACAACATACAGGCCACATCATTGCCCTCACGAGCGTTTGTGGCCACCTTGGTACTCCCGGGCTATCGATGTTCTCGGCGGCAACATGGGCGCTCGAGGGGTACTGCGACTCATTGGCATACGAAGTAGCTCCTTTTAATATCAAAGTCACAATTGTTCAACCGAACATGGAGATCCAATCGCTCACTAGTCGCCTCACCTTCGCACCCCAAGTCCCGGCATATATTGATGCATACCCCACGGCACCGAACGTGCGAGATATGCTCAGTAACGTGTTGAATTCGGATCCCGACACGGCTGTTCCAGACTCCCTCGACTATAGAGCTACACCCTCTACTCCAGGGAGCATGTCGTTGGAACCTGAACCTGGCCGCGGAGATATTTTCTCTCGATACCCCAAACTTCCGCAAAACGCTGCGGATGCACTAGTCAACGAAACTGTCCACGCCCTTACGGCTATTGGGGGACACGAAAATCCACCATCTCGCCATATTGTGGGCGCAGAGGCGGCACTAGccgtcaaggagaagctaAAGACTGTCAcagaagaaatggaagacTTTGTGGACTCGAGTTTAGCAGTGGATATTTTCGATAGTGAGCTCAAggaagaggccaagaagggcaaaaagcCTAGGGACAATAGTTCTGAAGCGGGAGGAGCAAGCCAAACAGCTTGA
- a CDS encoding MFS quinate transporter (similar to Neosartorya fischeri NRRL 181 XP_001257813.1) — translation MGFAKVLRGIVRNDAMRTDPDQIYNAKVMALVCSACFGGMLFGWDTGAIGGVLAMDATRDKFGYLHKSKTDKSNLDQNIVSTLQAGCFAACFVTSWFADRFGRRWSLIGSGIITTIGVVFQAASAANGTLALMYVGRFVAGLGVGAASTLTPLYVSECVPRAIRGGLTAFYQLFIVLGIMIAFWVNYGCLLHVSAPAVFIIPLALQALPAIFLIAGMLVSPESPRWTARKDDWERTTQILVRLRGLPSDSEYVSGEIQEMVDQLENERRLMGEATFKSLMKEMWQVPANRRRAIIAIVLMVCQQLTGVNAINYYAPQIFTNLGMNGTDSSLFATGVYGIVKTVACSMFLLFIADSLGRRKSLLWTSPMLFVVLFIIGIYGRVQPPVTGEPVSAFGYVAITCIYLWAAIFQFGWGPACWILVSEIPTARLRAMTVAIGAGTQWLFNFVMARTVLTMQNTMGYKGYGMFFMFGSFDVLMGLFVFFFVPETKGLSLEKMDELFGMTETVKQLDAEPEVGRPVSVHEDRPTKS, via the exons ATGGGTTTCGCCAAGGTCCTAAGAGGGATCGTGCGCAACGATGCGATGCGTACCGATCCCGACCAAATTTATAATGCCAAAGTTATGGCTCTTGTGTGCTCTGCGTGCTTTGGTGGTATGTTGTTCGGTTGGGACACCGGCGCCATCGGCGGTGTCCTCGCCATGGACGCGACGAGAGACAAGTTTGGGTATCTGCACAAGTCTAAAACCGACAAGTCCAACTTGGACCAGAATATCGTCTCGACGCTGCAGGCTGGTTGCTTTGCCGCTTGTTTTGTCACCTCTTGGTTCGCCGACCGATTCGGCCGTCGATGGAGTCTCATTGGATCAGGTATCATCACTACCATTGGAGTTGTCTTTCAGGCTGCCTCTGCCGCAAATGGTACTTTGGCACTCATGTATGTCGGCCGCTTCGTTGctggtcttggtgttggtgctgcctCAACTTTGACTCCCCTCTATGTGTCTGAATGCGTTCCTCGAGCAATCCGAGGCGGTTTGACTG CTTTTTATCAACTCTTCATCGTTCTTGGCATTATGATCGCCTTCTGGGTCAACTATGGCTGCTTGCTTCACGTGTCAGCCCCGGCTGTCTTTATTATCCCCCTAGCTTTGCAAGCTCTCCCAGCTAT CTTTCTCATTGCCGGCATGCTCGTTTCTCCAGAAAG CCCTCGATGGACTGCTCGAAAGGATGACTGGGAGAGAACCACACAGATCCTGGTCAGATTGCGAGG ACTTCCATCCGACTCGGAGTACGTCTCTGGGGAGATTCAAGAAATGGTGGACCAACTCGAGAACGAACGCCGTCTGATGGGCGAGGCCACTTTCAAGAGCTTGATGAAGGAAATGTGGCAGGTCCCTGCCAACAGACGACgtgccatcatcgccattgtTCTTATGGTTTGCCAGCAGCTCACTGGTGTGAATGCGATC AACTACTATGCTCCTCAAATCTTCACAAACCTCGGTATGAACGGAACTGATTCATCGCTATTTGCTACCGGTGTCTACGGTATCGTCAAGACTGTCGCTTGCAGCATGTTCTTGCTTTTCATTGCAGACTCCTTGGGCCGACGCAAGAGCTTGTTGTGGACCAGCCCAATGCTGTTTGTCGTGCTGTTCATCATTGGTATCTATGGACGCGTGCAGCCCCCAGTTACAGGAGAACCA GTTTCTGCGTTCGGATATGTCGCAATTACCTGCATTTACCTCTGGGCAGC CATCTTCCAGTTTGGCTGGGGACCCGCGTGCTGGATTTTGGTCAGTGAGATCCCGACTGCACGACTGCGTGCGATGACCGTCGCTATTGGTGCCGGCACACAATGGCTGTTCAACTTCGTCATGGCTCGAA CTGTCCTTACTATGCAGAACACCATGGGTTATAAAGGTTAT GGCATGttcttcatgtttggcaGCTTCGATGTCCTCATGGGTCTCTTCGTATTTTTCTTCGTTCCTGAGACCAAGGGTCTTagcttggagaagatggatgagctTTTTGGCATGACTGAGACCGTCAAGCAGCTGGATGCTGAGCCAGAAGTCGGACGGCCTGTCAGCGTGCATGAGGATCGCCCCACGAAGTCTTGA